The following proteins are co-located in the Oncorhynchus gorbuscha isolate QuinsamMale2020 ecotype Even-year linkage group LG22, OgorEven_v1.0, whole genome shotgun sequence genome:
- the LOC124009949 gene encoding elongation of very long chain fatty acids protein 1-like: MLREVGSNIMVFYEYVLQRTDHRLLPYPLMRTPFQMTSILMGYVFFSLYAGPLLMANRKPYNLKTAMIIYNFSMVSLNAFLVYEFLMSGWGTTFTWRCDLCDYSSNPQALRMVQVAWWFLFSKFTELLDTFFFVLRKKQSQITFLHVFHHSFMPFTWWWGITIAPAGGMSSFHAMVNCCVHVIMYTYYGLSAAGPRFQKYLWWKKYMTAIQLIQFVLISLHISQYYFMEKCDFQVPMFIHLIWMYGTFFFLLFSNFWIQAYVKGKRLPTATMEKLKQNAVIVVINSKPLENSNGTAHRVNSHNQIGKVKEV; the protein is encoded by the exons ATGCTGCGAGAAGTGGGATCCAATATTATGGTGTTTTATGAGTATGTATTGCAGAGAACAG ACCACCGGTTGTTGCCCTACCCGTTGATGCGGACCCCCTTCCAGATGACCAGCATCCTGATGGGCTATGTGTTCTTCTCGCTGTACGCAGGGCCTCTGTTGATGGCCAACCGCAAGCCATATAACCTCAAAACAGCCATGATCATCTATAACTTCAGCATGGTGTCCCTAAACGCCTTCCTAGTCTATGAG TTCCTGATGTCAGGATGGGGAACCACTTTTACCTGGAGATGTGACCTGTGTGACTACTCAAGCAACCCACAGGCTCTAAGG ATGGTTCAAGTGGCCTGGTGGTTTTTGTTCTCTAAATTCACTGAGCTTCTGGACACC TTTTTCTTTGTGCTGCGTAAGAAACAAAGCCAGATCACATTTCTACATGTCTTTCATCACTCCTTCATGCCCTTCACTTGGTGGTGGGGAATTACCATTGCTCCTG CAGGGGGAATGAGCTCGTTCCATGCCATGGTCAACTGCTGTGTCCACGTCATCATGTACACCTACTACGGCCTGTCCGCTGCCGGACCTCGCTTCCAAAAATACCTCTGGTGGAAGAAGTACATGACTGCAATCCagctg ATCCAGTTTGTGCTGATCTCACTTCACATCTCTCAGTACTACTTCATGGAGAAGTGTGACTTTCAGGTGCCCATGTTCATTCACCTGATCTGGATGTACGGCACCTTCTTCTTCCTACTATTCTCCAACTTCTGGATTCAGGCCTACGTGaaggggaaaaggctgcctacGGCAACTATGGAGAAGCTAAAGCAGAATGCCGTTATAGTGGTCATCAACAGCAAGCCGCTGGAGAATAGCAACGGGACAGCACATCGTGTCAACAGCCATAACCAAATAGGCAAAGTGAAGGAAGTCTAG